In a single window of the Acidobacteriota bacterium genome:
- a CDS encoding TlpA family protein disulfide reductase: MKRAVQFTIFAVFAAVSAIAVSGQTVLSTTDNRRIDLEDHRGKVVVVAVGAAWLPLSTKQAEFTNALAKKYSGRDVVFYFVVTDSMNSRSRNFADNAAIDRFTADKKLTMPVLRDSDGAATMRRFKVDQIPSFVILDKEGRPAVEPFGGLDPKFDLTGPISRTIDRLL; the protein is encoded by the coding sequence ATGAAAAGAGCGGTCCAATTCACGATCTTCGCGGTTTTTGCCGCAGTTTCGGCTATTGCCGTTTCGGGTCAGACGGTACTTTCGACCACTGACAACAGGCGAATCGACCTTGAGGATCATCGCGGAAAGGTGGTGGTCGTTGCTGTCGGGGCGGCTTGGCTTCCGCTATCGACCAAGCAGGCCGAATTCACGAATGCCCTCGCCAAGAAATATTCCGGTCGCGATGTTGTTTTCTATTTCGTCGTTACGGACTCGATGAATTCCCGCTCGCGCAATTTCGCTGATAATGCCGCGATCGACAGATTTACAGCCGACAAAAAGTTGACGATGCCTGTACTTCGCGATTCGGACGGGGCTGCGACAATGAGACGCTTTAAGGTCGATCAAATACCTTCGTTCGTGATCTTGGACAAGGAAGGCCGGCCTGCGGTCGAGCCTTTCGGCGGACTTGATCCGAAATTCGACCTCACAGGCCCGATCTCGAGGACCATCGATCGGCTGCTTTAG
- a CDS encoding NHL repeat-containing protein → MLAIIYLILFIVLGDLICRRLLPFVSIPQRLATAVLSGMLIAAWGTYISAWLFSSTNSPMLWGNLLFAGIALAGIAFLLNHEYNAPKVSEENISLHDDKWDWVILGVFLIVVTWLVFITFSFGEGKLKIAHHQWSDFGSNISIMQGFALGHNFPTEYPHFSGDRIRYHFLFYFLAGNLEYLGLNPALSNNILSILSWVSMLALIMAFGSIVFSSKAVGRIAAGLFFFHGSWSIITFLTSKETFWDALSAIPAMRDFLNSGFPYRGEAWGVWSQVVYVNQRHLTSSIGLLLIVLCFLAIRYKDSLKKPVLTDAEADNVQNGDGALTDGSIETAPSEIADDLNPEREPVDTAEKDETGLNKFFVELSNDQDENAPEYLSKEGADPGDKDPIADEESASDTKDMPPVQQTPFDWRALAITLPPYIFCGLILGLSPMWNSAVFVSAFVILAVCFFVFSHRLQLLVMAVVTGIFSLPQVLFLKGGDLPDTGVRLFNFGYTLVPPTYWAAVEYMAYTFALKWPLIILGLIVATWFQRKIFLAVLPLVFITFFLQFSAEALTNHKFLNVWLIFANMFAASGIVFLWRLRNKAAAVAGRAFALILCTVIVFGGVADAFPIKNSFWMFLPYKDDPLVEWVKENTDPRSRFLSFRYVNHGILVAGRRLFHGHPYYSWGAGYPVGERDTVYKKMFSERDPRTLYQLLRDHQIDYVAIDDQLRRSDFTPNLNEATFTIMFKAVYNDVENKYGKLTIFEVPKDASQVNFSLAASSANPKGSEPMPPAANAFAGGEGRGGGQFIRPRGMTVDAAGNIYVADTGNSRIQKFDAKGNFLLDLGDAGDEPGRLREPNGVAVDAKGNIFTADAARNKLLRFNAKGEFEKEWSGPPEMDFYGPRDIAIAANGSLYIVDQGRTRIVRFDPEKETFSQWGTRGDGEGQFVESTGIAVGAGNIFVADNGNGRIQVFDLDGKFIRQWEVPAWEKFVWNFPDIAVDEKRKLLYVSNGWKDQVFIYDFDGNLAAGAVSVASGGQLKNPTSLAFLPEKVGGNLIVLNTGGANLSVVAAAASPQR, encoded by the coding sequence GTGCTTGCGATAATTTATCTGATATTGTTCATCGTCCTCGGCGACCTCATTTGCCGCCGACTGCTTCCTTTTGTATCGATACCGCAGCGTCTCGCAACGGCGGTCCTGAGCGGAATGCTGATAGCTGCGTGGGGCACCTATATTTCAGCATGGCTCTTCTCTTCCACAAATTCGCCGATGCTTTGGGGCAATCTACTCTTTGCGGGCATTGCCTTGGCCGGGATTGCTTTTTTGCTGAATCACGAATACAACGCTCCCAAAGTCTCAGAAGAGAACATTTCCCTTCACGACGATAAATGGGACTGGGTAATATTAGGCGTTTTTCTGATCGTCGTTACCTGGCTCGTTTTCATTACGTTCAGCTTTGGTGAAGGAAAGCTGAAGATCGCTCATCACCAATGGAGCGATTTCGGTTCAAATATCTCGATAATGCAGGGTTTTGCCCTAGGGCATAATTTCCCGACCGAATATCCGCATTTCTCGGGTGACCGCATACGTTATCACTTCCTGTTCTATTTCCTTGCCGGCAATTTGGAATACCTTGGCCTCAATCCGGCACTATCGAACAATATTCTGAGCATTTTGTCTTGGGTTTCGATGCTTGCGTTAATAATGGCGTTCGGCAGCATCGTCTTCTCATCAAAGGCCGTCGGCAGGATCGCCGCGGGATTGTTTTTCTTTCATGGTTCGTGGTCTATCATCACGTTCTTGACCTCAAAAGAAACTTTTTGGGATGCTCTGTCCGCAATACCGGCGATGCGTGATTTCCTTAATTCAGGCTTTCCTTACCGTGGCGAGGCTTGGGGTGTTTGGTCACAGGTCGTTTATGTGAATCAACGGCATCTGACGAGTTCGATCGGTTTGCTGCTTATCGTTTTGTGTTTTCTCGCGATCCGCTACAAGGATAGTTTGAAAAAGCCGGTATTAACTGACGCAGAAGCAGATAATGTACAAAATGGCGACGGCGCTCTGACCGACGGATCTATTGAAACTGCCCCATCAGAAATTGCCGACGACCTGAACCCGGAGCGAGAGCCTGTTGATACAGCCGAAAAAGACGAAACAGGCCTTAACAAATTCTTTGTCGAATTATCCAATGACCAAGACGAAAATGCTCCCGAATATCTTTCCAAGGAAGGTGCCGATCCCGGCGACAAAGATCCGATAGCCGACGAAGAGTCTGCTTCAGACACCAAGGATATGCCACCGGTTCAACAGACACCGTTCGATTGGCGGGCCCTTGCCATCACACTGCCGCCGTACATATTTTGCGGGTTGATATTGGGCCTTAGCCCTATGTGGAATTCGGCTGTGTTCGTATCGGCTTTCGTCATCTTGGCGGTCTGTTTTTTTGTATTTTCGCACCGGCTTCAATTGCTGGTCATGGCGGTTGTCACAGGCATTTTTTCACTGCCGCAAGTGCTTTTCCTCAAAGGCGGTGACCTGCCTGACACCGGCGTCAGGCTGTTCAATTTCGGCTACACCTTGGTGCCGCCGACATATTGGGCCGCGGTCGAATACATGGCGTACACGTTCGCCCTCAAATGGCCGTTGATAATTCTTGGCTTGATAGTTGCGACGTGGTTCCAGAGAAAGATCTTTTTAGCCGTATTGCCGCTTGTCTTCATAACGTTCTTTCTGCAGTTCAGCGCCGAGGCACTCACCAACCACAAATTCCTTAATGTTTGGCTGATCTTCGCAAATATGTTCGCGGCTTCCGGCATCGTGTTTTTATGGCGCTTGAGGAACAAGGCTGCCGCCGTGGCCGGACGAGCCTTCGCTCTGATACTTTGTACGGTAATTGTTTTTGGCGGCGTTGCCGATGCTTTCCCGATAAAGAACAGCTTTTGGATGTTCCTTCCCTACAAGGACGATCCACTGGTCGAATGGGTCAAGGAAAATACAGATCCGCGTTCCAGATTTTTGAGCTTCCGATACGTCAATCACGGAATTCTCGTCGCCGGGCGACGATTGTTCCATGGCCATCCGTACTATTCATGGGGTGCGGGCTATCCGGTCGGTGAACGCGACACGGTTTACAAGAAGATGTTTAGCGAACGCGATCCGCGTACTTTGTACCAACTGCTTCGCGACCATCAGATCGATTATGTCGCAATTGATGACCAGCTTCGCCGCAGCGATTTCACTCCTAATTTGAATGAGGCGACCTTTACGATAATGTTCAAGGCCGTATATAACGACGTCGAGAACAAGTATGGCAAACTGACCATTTTCGAGGTTCCTAAAGATGCATCACAGGTCAATTTCAGCTTGGCTGCCAGCTCTGCAAACCCGAAAGGATCAGAGCCAATGCCTCCGGCCGCAAATGCCTTTGCCGGCGGTGAAGGCCGCGGCGGCGGGCAATTCATTCGGCCGCGCGGTATGACCGTTGACGCTGCCGGGAATATTTATGTGGCCGATACCGGAAATTCACGAATTCAGAAATTCGACGCTAAAGGCAATTTCCTGCTAGACCTTGGCGATGCGGGCGACGAACCGGGACGCCTGCGCGAACCGAACGGTGTCGCCGTCGACGCAAAAGGCAATATCTTCACCGCTGACGCCGCACGCAATAAGCTGCTGAGGTTCAACGCAAAGGGGGAATTTGAAAAAGAATGGAGCGGGCCGCCCGAGATGGATTTTTATGGTCCGCGAGATATCGCAATAGCGGCAAACGGCAGCCTGTATATTGTCGATCAAGGCAGAACTCGAATCGTTCGATTTGATCCTGAGAAGGAGACCTTTTCCCAATGGGGCACCCGCGGCGACGGTGAAGGACAGTTCGTGGAGTCCACAGGTATAGCGGTCGGAGCCGGCAATATATTCGTCGCGGACAACGGCAATGGAAGGATCCAGGTATTTGACCTCGATGGAAAGTTCATCCGCCAATGGGAAGTGCCGGCATGGGAAAAATTCGTGTGGAACTTCCCCGACATTGCTGTTGATGAAAAGAGAAAACTGCTCTATGTTTCAAACGGTTGGAAGGATCAAGTATTCATTTATGACTTTGATGGGAATCTGGCCGCGGGAGCGGTGTCTGTCGCATCAGGGGGACAGTTAAAGAATCCGACATCGCTGGCATTCCTGCCGGAAAAAGTGGGCGGCAATCTGATAGTACTGAATACCGGCGGAGCAAACTTGTCCGTAGTTGCGGCGGCGGCATCACCGCAAAGGTAG
- the gatC gene encoding Asp-tRNA(Asn)/Glu-tRNA(Gln) amidotransferase subunit GatC has product MDVKKIAKLAHLEITDAEVEVYTPQMQEIVAYIEQLNELETENVEPMLGGLTAEGMATSTSREDTPGDSFSQHEALSESPSAVVGHFQVPKVL; this is encoded by the coding sequence ATGGACGTCAAAAAAATAGCAAAACTCGCCCATCTCGAGATCACTGATGCCGAGGTTGAGGTGTACACGCCTCAAATGCAGGAGATCGTCGCATATATCGAGCAGCTGAATGAGCTTGAGACTGAGAATGTCGAGCCGATGCTTGGCGGGCTGACGGCCGAAGGTATGGCAACATCGACGTCCCGTGAAGATACGCCGGGAGACTCGTTTTCTCAGCACGAGGCTCTTTCCGAGTCGCCCTCTGCGGTAGTAGGTCATTTTCAGGTACCGAAAGTGCTATGA
- a CDS encoding class I SAM-dependent methyltransferase, translating into MFENFPKKRPPLPPEYQEIYDAHYKENREGRSNAAGLAQKLERWMHRCVSADTKAEPVPATLEVGAGTLNHLEHEPNTDIYDVVEPFRHLYESSPLRSRVRKFYNDIGEIPEETKYGRIVSIATFEHIAELPSVVARCGLLLDGGGSLRVAIPSEGTILWKLGYTLTTGAEFKKRYGLDYEVLMRHEHVNTAAEIEEVLRYFFSDVKRKVFGIAAGLSIYQYFECRHPDLVRCREYKS; encoded by the coding sequence ATGTTTGAGAATTTCCCCAAGAAACGTCCACCTCTGCCTCCGGAATATCAGGAGATCTACGACGCACATTACAAAGAGAATCGCGAAGGCAGATCGAATGCCGCCGGCCTTGCACAGAAACTAGAGCGGTGGATGCACCGATGCGTTTCCGCAGACACAAAGGCAGAGCCTGTGCCCGCGACCCTTGAGGTCGGCGCCGGAACGCTCAACCACCTGGAACATGAACCGAACACCGACATTTACGACGTAGTTGAGCCGTTTCGTCATTTATATGAGTCGTCACCGTTGCGGTCACGAGTTCGAAAGTTTTACAACGATATTGGCGAGATCCCGGAGGAAACGAAATACGGCCGAATCGTTTCGATAGCGACCTTTGAACACATCGCGGAACTGCCGTCCGTGGTTGCCCGGTGTGGCCTGCTGCTTGACGGTGGCGGTTCGCTGCGTGTCGCGATACCGAGCGAAGGAACTATATTGTGGAAACTGGGTTATACGCTGACCACGGGAGCTGAATTCAAAAAGCGTTACGGACTAGATTACGAGGTGCTGATGCGGCACGAACACGTGAACACTGCTGCCGAGATCGAAGAGGTGCTCCGCTATTTCTTTTCTGATGTAAAGCGAAAGGTGTTCGGGATCGCTGCGGGATTGTCGATCTATCAATACTTCGAATGCCGCCATCCGGATCTCGTCAGATGCCGGGAGTATAAGAGCTAA
- the maf gene encoding septum formation protein Maf, whose translation MITLPKIVLASGSPRRSEIMAAVGWEFEKRVADVDESPVIGESPEDYVVRLAIEKAAAVASEMPGRIVLGADTTVVIDGEIIGKPTDLDDARRMLKLLSGRRHEVLTGVALVSGESVASGIERTGVIFSSLNDAEIDFLAEKGEPLDKAGAYAVQAQAALFITGIEGDYWNVVGLPIGLVYRLFWQLQEVQQTSAV comes from the coding sequence ATGATAACCCTTCCCAAAATAGTACTTGCCTCCGGCAGCCCTCGAAGATCTGAGATCATGGCGGCCGTCGGTTGGGAATTCGAAAAGCGTGTTGCGGACGTTGACGAATCGCCGGTCATCGGCGAATCGCCCGAGGACTACGTCGTGCGACTTGCAATTGAAAAGGCGGCCGCTGTTGCGTCCGAAATGCCGGGCCGCATAGTGCTTGGGGCTGATACGACGGTAGTGATCGATGGTGAGATCATTGGAAAGCCTACGGATCTGGACGATGCCCGGCGAATGCTGAAGTTGCTCTCCGGCCGCAGACACGAGGTCTTAACAGGTGTAGCGTTGGTTTCAGGTGAGAGCGTTGCTTCCGGTATTGAGAGGACTGGCGTGATCTTTTCCAGCTTGAACGATGCTGAGATCGATTTTCTGGCCGAGAAGGGCGAACCATTGGACAAAGCAGGGGCCTATGCCGTTCAGGCACAGGCCGCTCTTTTCATTACCGGAATTGAGGGTGATTACTGGAATGTAGTAGGGCTTCCTATCGGACTCGTTTATCGTCTTTTTTGGCAGCTCCAAGAAGTCCAGCAGACCTCGGCGGTCTAA
- a CDS encoding putative DNA binding domain-containing protein, whose product MARKKFRYSQRPDSPQGHSFSEYLLDQPAQQTTRTELLRLIRGGEDTHLELKVKLSNSERIAQGIVALANTDGGTIIFGVSDQLRIEGVGNPEWVQQELARICREDIVPPLVPVIETIAFDSGKRIVALDVIGKRRPYRTRDGRFYMRFGAEKREVARDELSAWLDEVRPLSFEDIPLQTVTEADFDDSLLWSFASAYDESAPNINLYQTSDFLRKDLMLAIGGTDEFFPTVAAVMLFVKNERVTELLPRSNVTVARFSGDNGTAQLIEAFEIKGNLLSQYEAIMNFVGRYADLAKEKPKRKLSLVSDPVAKPRGTYHYYSVSEGVINALTHRDLALREIRTRVNIYDNSIEFINPRRTSGFTLPEGRAVRYGISRRINPQMTAIFKRREYGIHAPQGGIPMILRQSSRFSGRRPEVYIANDEFKLKIFAA is encoded by the coding sequence ATGGCAAGAAAAAAATTCCGATACAGTCAGCGTCCCGATTCTCCTCAAGGTCATTCGTTTTCGGAATATCTTCTCGATCAGCCTGCTCAGCAGACAACCCGAACAGAGCTACTGCGTTTGATCCGAGGCGGCGAAGATACCCATCTTGAGCTCAAAGTAAAGCTTTCCAATAGCGAGCGTATTGCGCAGGGGATCGTCGCTCTTGCCAATACTGACGGCGGCACCATAATCTTCGGTGTGAGCGATCAGCTCCGTATTGAGGGTGTTGGAAATCCCGAGTGGGTGCAGCAGGAACTCGCACGCATTTGCCGCGAAGATATCGTGCCGCCGCTTGTTCCGGTGATCGAGACAATAGCTTTCGACAGCGGAAAAAGGATCGTGGCGCTTGATGTTATAGGCAAACGCCGGCCTTACCGTACGCGTGACGGGCGGTTCTATATGCGTTTCGGTGCCGAAAAACGTGAGGTGGCACGCGATGAACTTTCTGCATGGCTCGATGAGGTCCGACCGCTTTCGTTTGAGGACATCCCGCTGCAAACCGTGACTGAGGCCGATTTCGACGATTCCTTGTTGTGGAGCTTTGCTTCGGCATATGACGAATCCGCGCCTAATATCAACCTGTATCAGACCAGTGATTTTCTAAGAAAGGATCTGATGCTCGCCATCGGCGGAACCGACGAATTTTTCCCGACTGTTGCTGCAGTAATGCTTTTCGTAAAAAACGAGCGGGTTACCGAATTGCTGCCGCGGTCAAATGTTACGGTGGCGAGGTTTTCCGGCGACAACGGCACAGCCCAGTTGATTGAAGCGTTTGAAATAAAGGGAAATCTCCTTTCACAGTACGAAGCGATAATGAATTTCGTCGGCCGATACGCCGATCTGGCGAAAGAAAAGCCGAAACGTAAGCTCTCGCTTGTGTCAGATCCCGTCGCGAAGCCGCGCGGAACGTACCATTACTATTCAGTTTCTGAGGGTGTGATCAATGCGTTGACACATCGCGACCTTGCCTTACGAGAGATCAGAACGCGGGTGAACATTTATGATAATTCCATAGAGTTCATTAATCCGCGGCGGACTAGCGGCTTTACGCTTCCCGAAGGCCGTGCGGTCAGATACGGCATCAGTCGCAGAATAAATCCGCAGATGACCGCGATCTTCAAACGCCGGGAATACGGCATCCATGCACCGCAGGGCGGTATCCCGATGATCCTGAGACAATCCAGCCGTTTCTCAGGCCGACGTCCAGAAGTTTATATTGCTAACGATGAGTTCAAGCTGAAGATATTTGCTGCCTGA
- the panB gene encoding 3-methyl-2-oxobutanoate hydroxymethyltransferase, which translates to MAYLQPDKEGKVYLPAIRAAKDIGEKLVCLTAYDYPTARIVDEAGVDMILVGDSIGNVIHGYGNTIPVSLDEITSACIAVKRGTERAMVIADMPFGTYHVSENESVKNALRLMKYGGAEAVKLEGGRNRVDLVRRLVDEEIPVVAHIGLTPQSVYKMGGYRVQGRTADQAKRLLDDAKLLEEAGAFAIVLELVPRELAAMITRELEISTIGIGAGADCDIQVLVLHDLMGMTFGRQPRFVRKYADLRQVMTDAIHAWTGDVRSGAYPNEDESYGLTAETLAELENS; encoded by the coding sequence ATGGCCTATCTTCAGCCCGATAAAGAAGGAAAAGTTTATCTGCCTGCGATCCGCGCGGCAAAAGATATCGGTGAAAAGCTTGTCTGCCTGACAGCATACGATTATCCGACGGCGAGGATCGTTGATGAGGCCGGAGTGGACATGATCCTTGTCGGCGACAGCATCGGCAATGTCATTCATGGATACGGTAATACTATCCCCGTTTCGCTGGATGAGATCACCTCCGCCTGTATCGCTGTAAAACGCGGTACCGAGCGGGCAATGGTCATCGCCGATATGCCGTTTGGTACCTATCACGTCAGCGAGAACGAAAGTGTAAAGAACGCACTTCGCCTCATGAAGTACGGGGGAGCCGAGGCTGTAAAGCTCGAAGGCGGCCGCAATCGTGTCGATCTGGTCAGGCGACTGGTTGATGAAGAAATTCCGGTCGTCGCTCACATCGGCCTGACACCTCAATCTGTTTATAAGATGGGCGGCTATCGTGTTCAGGGCCGAACCGCGGATCAGGCGAAACGCCTTCTCGATGACGCAAAACTGTTGGAAGAGGCGGGGGCCTTCGCGATCGTTCTCGAACTTGTTCCGCGGGAGCTCGCAGCGATGATCACAAGAGAGCTGGAGATATCGACCATAGGCATCGGAGCAGGTGCTGATTGCGATATACAGGTTCTCGTCCTTCACGACCTGATGGGAATGACCTTCGGCCGTCAGCCCCGGTTTGTGCGCAAATACGCCGACCTTCGCCAGGTCATGACCGACGCGATCCATGCTTGGACCGGCGATGTCCGTTCGGGTGCATATCCTAACGAGGACGAATCTTACGGTCTTACCGCAGAGACCTTGGCAGAATTGGAAAATTCCTGA
- a CDS encoding DUF721 domain-containing protein, whose translation MEHIGKAIAKALRSLEPNPVLEKILVISAWETCAGPLLAKQTKAIGFSGERLTVAVKDETWQKHLVDLTPQLLAKLNRALGEGAVTFIEIEVDPQQFGSEEISGNRNCVDGRTAAIPDRVLSASASIESESLREAFLDLTDRMRHLEEKRVKS comes from the coding sequence ATGGAGCACATCGGCAAAGCTATCGCAAAAGCACTGAGGTCACTGGAGCCGAATCCGGTGCTGGAAAAGATCCTTGTAATTTCCGCTTGGGAAACTTGTGCCGGCCCGTTGCTTGCGAAACAGACCAAAGCTATCGGATTTTCTGGTGAGCGATTAACCGTTGCCGTAAAGGACGAAACTTGGCAAAAGCACCTCGTTGACCTGACCCCACAGCTCTTGGCAAAACTTAACCGGGCCCTTGGTGAGGGAGCGGTTACATTCATTGAGATCGAGGTCGATCCACAGCAATTCGGATCGGAAGAAATTTCCGGGAACAGGAACTGCGTTGACGGCCGGACAGCAGCCATTCCTGACAGGGTTCTCTCGGCTTCTGCATCGATCGAAAGTGAATCACTGAGAGAGGCATTTTTGGATCTCACGGACCGCATGAGGCACCTGGAAGAAAAGAGAGTAAAAAGCTGA
- a CDS encoding pantoate--beta-alanine ligase → MEIINRRQRMFSISRKLRREEKVVGLVPTMGALHAGHLKLVEEARQSCDVVIVSIFVNPTQFNDKGDLERYPRNLTSDAAMLADYDVDYVFAPDVEEIYPEGSSTYVTVEGISEGLEGASRPGHFRGVATVVTILFNTVRPDKAFFGQKDAQQVAVIKRLTSDLGFETEIVVVPTIREASGLAMSSRNALLTDAQREKAVALIEGLREAKIAFKKGERNALHLAEMVQKRIEGEPLARLDHVAVVDRETMQPIDKIGDNEALIVAAAFFGEVRLIDNVILNRKH, encoded by the coding sequence GTGGAGATCATCAATCGCCGACAGCGAATGTTCTCGATATCACGCAAACTGCGGCGTGAGGAGAAAGTTGTCGGCCTAGTCCCTACTATGGGAGCTCTTCACGCGGGCCATTTAAAGCTCGTCGAAGAAGCTCGCCAAAGCTGCGATGTCGTCATAGTGTCCATCTTTGTCAATCCGACCCAATTCAACGACAAAGGCGACCTAGAACGATACCCTCGGAACCTCACATCTGATGCTGCGATGCTGGCGGATTATGACGTTGACTACGTCTTCGCTCCCGATGTTGAGGAAATATATCCTGAAGGCTCGTCCACCTACGTTACTGTAGAAGGTATCTCCGAGGGCCTCGAAGGAGCGTCGAGGCCCGGGCATTTCCGCGGCGTAGCGACGGTTGTCACGATACTGTTCAATACCGTTCGCCCCGACAAAGCGTTTTTCGGGCAGAAAGACGCTCAACAGGTCGCAGTGATAAAGCGGTTAACCTCTGACCTCGGCTTTGAGACCGAGATCGTAGTCGTCCCTACGATCCGCGAAGCATCGGGCCTGGCGATGTCATCGCGAAATGCTCTTCTGACCGATGCGCAGCGTGAAAAGGCCGTTGCTCTAATCGAAGGGCTGCGCGAGGCAAAGATCGCGTTCAAAAAGGGTGAACGAAATGCGCTGCATTTAGCTGAAATGGTTCAAAAACGAATTGAAGGCGAGCCTCTTGCGCGGCTTGACCACGTAGCTGTCGTTGACCGCGAGACGATGCAACCTATTGACAAGATTGGAGATAACGAAGCATTGATCGTGGCTGCGGCATTTTTCGGGGAGGTTCGCCTGATCGATAACGTCATTTTGAATCGCAAGCATTAG
- a CDS encoding glycosyltransferase family 2 protein, giving the protein MPNDAKVSVVMPCYREAGNIADVLKKVRNALVSAADDCEIIVIDDGSPDETWKVLTECGNEIAELRAFRLSRNFGKELALTAGLEAAQGDIVIVMDGDGQHPPELIAEMLRVFREGGVDIVEATKVDRGKESLFSRISAGLFYRLWNKLSGFEMRGASDFKLLSRKAVDAYLAMDERAVFFRGMTAWLGFERAQVPFEVGERKAGASSWSVLRRVRLAVDGISGFSSLPLQLVTFAGLVFLAFSIIFAVYTIVLQVTGRSVSGFATVILLLLVIGSLLMISLGIIGIYLARIYDEIKHRPRYVIARSIDRTIEDKNV; this is encoded by the coding sequence ATGCCAAATGACGCCAAAGTATCCGTCGTTATGCCGTGCTACCGCGAAGCCGGGAACATTGCGGACGTATTGAAAAAGGTCCGGAATGCTTTAGTCTCAGCGGCCGACGATTGTGAGATCATTGTGATCGATGACGGCTCGCCCGACGAAACGTGGAAGGTACTGACCGAATGCGGCAATGAGATCGCCGAGCTGAGGGCATTTCGTCTAAGCAGAAATTTCGGCAAGGAGCTTGCGTTAACAGCCGGTCTTGAAGCTGCTCAAGGCGATATCGTGATCGTGATGGACGGAGACGGCCAGCATCCGCCCGAATTGATTGCTGAGATGCTGCGTGTGTTCCGCGAGGGCGGAGTCGACATCGTAGAGGCGACGAAGGTGGACCGCGGAAAGGAATCGCTGTTCAGCCGTATTTCCGCAGGTCTTTTCTATCGGCTTTGGAACAAACTTTCGGGGTTTGAGATGCGGGGCGCGTCCGATTTCAAACTACTCAGCCGCAAGGCGGTCGATGCCTATCTGGCGATGGATGAACGGGCTGTCTTTTTTCGCGGGATGACGGCATGGCTCGGTTTCGAGCGGGCTCAAGTTCCGTTTGAGGTGGGTGAGAGAAAAGCAGGAGCCTCGAGCTGGTCGGTGCTCCGAAGAGTGAGGCTTGCTGTTGACGGTATATCAGGATTCTCGTCTTTGCCGCTTCAGTTGGTAACCTTCGCCGGCCTTGTTTTTCTGGCGTTTTCCATCATCTTTGCCGTTTACACCATCGTGCTGCAGGTGACCGGCCGTTCCGTGAGCGGCTTTGCGACAGTAATTCTTTTACTGCTGGTGATCGGCAGCCTACTGATGATCAGCCTCGGGATAATAGGTATTTATCTCGCCCGGATCTACGACGAAATCAAACACCGGCCGCGATATGTGATCGCGAGATCGATAGATAGGACAATAGAAGACAAGAATGTTTGA
- the folK gene encoding 2-amino-4-hydroxy-6-hydroxymethyldihydropteridine diphosphokinase produces the protein MNLFGTSSETVFIGLGSNLGDRAGNLLLAVRGLIEASFEIRQISAVYETEPVGMESDKPFLNMVAECMVSGVSPTQAMARLLRIEYMLGRTYKGEKKPRTVDLDILFFGDVKMETEFLTLPHPRLHLRRFVLEPLVELAPTLVHPVLGTEIADILRELNDKSSVIRWEPGRSVSAEQAANG, from the coding sequence GTGAATCTCTTCGGCACAAGCAGTGAAACCGTTTTCATCGGACTCGGGTCGAACCTCGGCGACCGGGCGGGTAATCTGCTCCTTGCCGTTCGGGGACTGATCGAGGCCAGCTTCGAAATTCGGCAGATTTCCGCCGTGTATGAAACGGAGCCGGTTGGTATGGAATCGGACAAGCCTTTTCTGAATATGGTCGCCGAGTGTATGGTAAGCGGCGTCTCCCCGACGCAGGCGATGGCACGGCTTCTGCGGATCGAATATATGCTCGGAAGGACCTATAAGGGTGAGAAAAAGCCCCGAACGGTTGACCTGGATATATTGTTCTTTGGCGATGTCAAAATGGAGACCGAATTTCTGACGCTGCCGCATCCGAGGCTGCATCTGCGGAGATTTGTGCTTGAACCTCTTGTTGAGTTGGCCCCGACGCTTGTTCATCCGGTCCTTGGCACTGAGATCGCAGACATCCTAAGGGAATTGAACGACAAGAGCAGCGTCATTCGCTGGGAACCGGGGCGTTCGGTGTCCGCGGAACAGGCGGCGAATGGCTAG